From Oryza brachyantha chromosome 9, ObraRS2, whole genome shotgun sequence, a single genomic window includes:
- the LOC102710148 gene encoding sugar transport protein 14, which produces MAGGFGGGDAIAGRAEQYEGKITGYFILACIVGSFGGSLFGYDLGVSSGVTAMDDFLIKFFPDVYERKRAHLHETDYCKYDNQVLTLFTSSLYFAGLVSTFAASYVTKRRGRRASIMVGAVSFFLGGAVNAAAANIAMLIVGRVLLGVGIGFGNQAVPLYLSEIAPYKIRGAVNQLFQLTTCLGILVADVINYFTDKIHPWGWRLSLGLAMGPATAIFVGALFLPETPNSLVERGELEEARRVLEKVRGTRKVDAEFEDLKEASEAARAVRGTFRNLLAVRNRPQLIIGALGIPAFQQLSGMNSILFYSPVIFQSLGFGNSAALYSSIITGSMLVVGALVSMLVVDRLGRRFLFIEAGIQMITSMVVVAVILALKFGHGEELSKGVGTVLVVAICLFVVAYGWSWGPLGWLVPSELFPLEMRSAGQSVVVCVNLFWTAAVAQCFLAAMCHLRWGVFILFAALIVVMSIFVVLLLPETKQVPIEEIWMLFDKHWYWKRIVSKDPKYQGHQHHMAAVAAAGVKPEV; this is translated from the exons atgGCAGGTgggttcggcggcggcgatgccaTCGCCGGAAGGGCGGAGCAGTACGAGGGGAAGATCACCGGGTACTTCATCCTCGCCTGCATCGTCGGCTCCTTCGGCGGCTCACTCTTCGGCTACGATCTTGGAGTCTCCA GTGGAGTGACGGCCATGGACGACTTCCTGATCAAGTTCTTCCCGGACGTGTACGAGCGGAAGCGCGCGCACCTCCACGAGACGGACTACTGCAAGTACGACAACCAGGTGCTCACCCTCTTCACCTCCTCGCTCTACTTCGCCGGCCTCGTCTCCACCTTCGCCGCCTCCTACGTCACCaagcgccgcggccgccgcgccagcATCATGGTCGGCGCCGTCAGCTTCTTCCTCGGTGGCGCCGtcaacgccgccgcggcgaacATCGCCATGCTCATCGTGGGCCGCGTCCTGCTCGGCGTCGGCATCGGGTTCGGCAACCAGGCCGTGCCGCTCTACCTGTCGGAGATCGCGCCGTACAAGATCCGCGGCGCCGTCAACCAGCTGTTCCAGCTCACCACCTGCCTGGGGAtcctcgtcgccgacgtgATCAACTACTTCACCGACAAGATCCACCCGTGGGGCTGGCGGCTGTCGCTGGGGCTCGCCATGggccccgccaccgccatctTCGTCGGCGCGCTGTTCCTGCCGGAGACGCCCAACAGCCTCGTcgagcgcggcgagctcgAGGAGGCGCGCCGCGTGCTGGAGAAGGTGAGGGGGACGCGCAAGGTGGACGCCGAGTTCGAGGACCTCAAGGAGGCgagcgaggcggcgcgcgccgtGCGCGGCACGTTCCGCAACCTCCTCGCCGTGCGCAACCGGCCGCAGCTCATCATCGGCGCGCTCGGCATCCCGGCGTTCCAGCAGCTCTCCGGCATGAACTCCATCCTCTTCTACTCGCCGGTCATCTTCCAGAGCCTCGGCTTCGGCAACTCCGCCGCGCTCTACTCCTCCATCATCACCGGCTCGatgctcgtcgtcggcgccctCGTCTCCATGCTCGTCGTCgaccgcctcggccgccgcttCCTCTTCATCGAGGCCGGCATCCAGATGATCACCTCCATG gtggtggtggcggtgatcCTGGCGCTCAAGTTCGGGCACGGCGAGGAGCTCTCGAAGGGCGTCGGCAcggtgctggtggtggcgaTCTGCCTCTTCGTCGTCGCCTACGGCTGGTCGTGGGGCCCCCTGGGGTGGCTGGTGCCGAGCGAGCTGTTCCCGCTGGAGATGCGGTCGGCGGGGCAGAGCGTGGTGGTGTGCGTCAACCTCTTCTGGACGGCCGCCGTGGCGCAGtgcttcctcgccgccatgTGCCACCTCCGGTGGGGCGTCTTCATCCTCTTCGCGGCGCTCATCGTCGTCATGTCCATcttcgtcgtcctcctcctgccgGAGACCAAGCAGGTGCCCATCGAGGAGATCTGGATGCTGTTCGACAAGCACTGGTACTGGAAGCGCATCGTCAGCAAGGACCCCAAGTACCAGGGCCACCAGCACCacatggccgccgtcgccgccgccggcgtcaaGCCGGAGGTTTAG
- the LOC102711375 gene encoding probable NEDD8-conjugating enzyme Ubc12-like: protein MAEGWNGQCGAVATISSRPAPPRPPLRRARPSAHSLRRLWRRSRRLSTLVAEAGDAVENQGREAASWGFKRARTGLSNSRRTIGCWEGPINVVQFDRCRWGWPIVELKFDRALQSRWWRFPSETGNNISQKNSPQNRKGSTFALCTGAPPTQSAPPPPLTPAGSSTSSLFSGDRFFRAVLNLIKIKGQKKEEAANTNERPPAKKQSPGELRLHKDIAELNLPKNTKVTFPNGKDDLMNIEVTLRPDEGYYVGGIFVFSFHVPHAYPHEPSKVRFITHPNIDLEGNVCLNILREDWKPVLNINTIIYGLNLLFIQPNHEDPLNHDAAVVLRDDPQKFQRDVQAAMLGGYVGQVYFPRCK from the exons ATGGCCGAGGGCTGGAATGGCCAATGTGGA GCCGTCGCAACTATTTCCTCCCGGCCAGCgcctcctcggcctcctctccggcgTGCCAGGCCCTCCGCTCACTCCCTCCGGCGCCTATGGCGACGCTCGCGGCGGCTGTCGACTCTCGTGGCCGAGGCAGGCGATGCGGTCGAGAACCAAGGAAGGGAAGCTGCGAGCTGGGGATTTAAACGCGCACGGACAGGCCTGTCGAACAGCCGCCGAACGATAGGATGCTGGGAGGGCCCAATCAATGTTGTGCAGTTCGATAGGTGTCGGTGGGGGTGGCCTATCGTCGAACTGAAGTTCGACAGGGCGCTCCAATCCAGGTGGTGGCGATTTCCCTCTGAGACGGGGaataatatttctcaaaaaaattcaccGCAGAACAGAAAAGGCAGCACCTTTGCTCTCTGCACGGGCGCCCCGCCGACGCAGagtgctccgccgccgccactcacTCCGGCGGGCTCGTCGACCTCGTCGTTGTTCTCCGGCGACCGGTTCTTCCGTGCG GTGTTGAACCTTATCAAGATAAAGGGACAGAAGAAGGAAGAGGCGGCAAATACAAATGAGAGACCTCCTGCTAAGAAGCAAAGTCCAGGAGAATTACGTCTCCATAAAG ATATCGCTGAGCTTAATCTTCCAAAGAACACTAAGGTTACCTTTCCGAATGGAAAGGATGATCTGATGAACATTGAGGTTACTCTTCGACCTGATGAAGGATACTATGT GGGTggaatatttgttttcagttTCCATGTACCCCATGCTTACCCTCATGAACCGTCCAAAGTCAG GTTTATCACCCACCCTAATATTGACTTGGAGGGAAATGTCTGCCTGAACATTCTGCGTGAAGACTGGAAGCCTGTCTTGAATATCAATACCATCATATATGGCCTGAATCTTCTTTTCATA CAACCTAATCATGAGGATCCCTTGAACCATGATGCTGCGGTTGTCCTCCGAGATGACCCACAGAAGTTCCAGAGAGATGTTCAGGCAGCGATGTTGGGCGGCTATGTTGGCCAGGTCTATTTTCCAAGGTGTAAGTAA
- the LOC102711645 gene encoding uncharacterized protein LOC102711645 isoform X1, whose translation MDTSSADIDVAINAAADEQSDDNADPQPPPASTTRSSPKTSIKYKVITHRPYLRNPKPSTASAIPNVSTPLADPTLQPTATTEEMTAPTTTPVQLADAAPITQDLNDFFCFDVGQYLDPFEVDADTPATLSADIKEQITNILARLDYPINTLINDVGSIRSRIEEIQDQLPDDLIDAIAPVGYIESHRLPVLRACQQIADHASQASAQVKIQADREKVVAEKAKLDELQSAAPGISAIINELKAKKADLEAQLAKVIESLAVEEQRLANLPSAIATQEQTLKSVIQTVIHSCQSLKAISGTDADDLKIIQDADNVRLHATAALKKYLGL comes from the exons ATGGATACCTCGTCAGCTGATATCGACGTGGCCATCAACGCTGCAGCCGACGAGCAGTCAGATGACAACGCGGATCCTCAGCCTCCTCCTGCCAGCACAACAAGAAGTTCTCCAAAGACGAGCATCAAGTACAAGGTGATAACCCATCGGCCCTATCTTCGGAACCCTAAG CCCTCCACAGCGTCTGCAATTCCCAACGTGTCAACCCCACTAGCCGATCCTACTCTGCAGCCAACAGCAACCACCGAAGAGATGACTGCACCGACGACCACACCTGTCCAGCTAGCCGACGCTGCTCCCATTACGCAG GATCTAAATGACTTCTTCTGTTTCGACGTCGGCCAGTACCTGGACCCATTCGAAGTCGATGCCGATACTCCTGCTACCCTGTCGGCTGACATCAAAGAACAGATCACCAACATCTTAGCGAGGCTAGATTACCCCATCAATACGCTTATCAATGACGTCGGCTCGATCAGATCCAGAATTGAAGAAATACAAGATCAGCTGCCCGACGACTTGATAGATGCGATAGCTCCGGTGGGTTATATTGAATCTCATCGACTTCCCGTGCTTCGAGCTTGCCAGCAGATTGCCGATCATGCCTCTCAAGCTTCAGCCCAAGTGAAGATACAGGCCGATCGGGAAAAGGTTGTTGCTGAGAAGGCCAAACTCGACGAACTCCAATCGGCTGCGCCGGGAATATCGGCCATCATTAATGAACTGAAGGCAAAGAAGGCTGACTTGGAAGCGCAGCTAGCCAAGGTCATAGAGAGCCTTGCTGTTGAAGAACAAAGGCTAGCCAACCTACCATCAGCTATTGCTACCCAAGAGCAAACCTTGAAGTCGGTCATCCAGACTGTCATTCACAGCTGTCAATCCCTGAAGGCAATCTCTGGCACTGATGCTGACGATCTGAAGATCATCCAGGATGCCGACAATGTCCGCCTGCATGCGACGGCAGCCCTTAAGAAGTACTTGGGCTTGTAA
- the LOC102711645 gene encoding uncharacterized protein LOC102711645 isoform X2, protein MDTSSADIDVAINAAADEQSDDNADPQPPPASTTRSSPKTSIKYKPSTASAIPNVSTPLADPTLQPTATTEEMTAPTTTPVQLADAAPITQDLNDFFCFDVGQYLDPFEVDADTPATLSADIKEQITNILARLDYPINTLINDVGSIRSRIEEIQDQLPDDLIDAIAPVGYIESHRLPVLRACQQIADHASQASAQVKIQADREKVVAEKAKLDELQSAAPGISAIINELKAKKADLEAQLAKVIESLAVEEQRLANLPSAIATQEQTLKSVIQTVIHSCQSLKAISGTDADDLKIIQDADNVRLHATAALKKYLGL, encoded by the exons ATGGATACCTCGTCAGCTGATATCGACGTGGCCATCAACGCTGCAGCCGACGAGCAGTCAGATGACAACGCGGATCCTCAGCCTCCTCCTGCCAGCACAACAAGAAGTTCTCCAAAGACGAGCATCAAGTACAAG CCCTCCACAGCGTCTGCAATTCCCAACGTGTCAACCCCACTAGCCGATCCTACTCTGCAGCCAACAGCAACCACCGAAGAGATGACTGCACCGACGACCACACCTGTCCAGCTAGCCGACGCTGCTCCCATTACGCAG GATCTAAATGACTTCTTCTGTTTCGACGTCGGCCAGTACCTGGACCCATTCGAAGTCGATGCCGATACTCCTGCTACCCTGTCGGCTGACATCAAAGAACAGATCACCAACATCTTAGCGAGGCTAGATTACCCCATCAATACGCTTATCAATGACGTCGGCTCGATCAGATCCAGAATTGAAGAAATACAAGATCAGCTGCCCGACGACTTGATAGATGCGATAGCTCCGGTGGGTTATATTGAATCTCATCGACTTCCCGTGCTTCGAGCTTGCCAGCAGATTGCCGATCATGCCTCTCAAGCTTCAGCCCAAGTGAAGATACAGGCCGATCGGGAAAAGGTTGTTGCTGAGAAGGCCAAACTCGACGAACTCCAATCGGCTGCGCCGGGAATATCGGCCATCATTAATGAACTGAAGGCAAAGAAGGCTGACTTGGAAGCGCAGCTAGCCAAGGTCATAGAGAGCCTTGCTGTTGAAGAACAAAGGCTAGCCAACCTACCATCAGCTATTGCTACCCAAGAGCAAACCTTGAAGTCGGTCATCCAGACTGTCATTCACAGCTGTCAATCCCTGAAGGCAATCTCTGGCACTGATGCTGACGATCTGAAGATCATCCAGGATGCCGACAATGTCCGCCTGCATGCGACGGCAGCCCTTAAGAAGTACTTGGGCTTGTAA